The Catenuloplanes niger genome includes a window with the following:
- a CDS encoding helix-turn-helix transcriptional regulator, whose translation MATVFETTDVDAAHEFLCRAYGRLRLRATSDEHHVRFGHYALGAAQLHRNSFRMSIDVDSAPQPELILGRVVDGHIAFRTSGPVRVYGTPGEAFVAVQPGESHRAALENAHLELAVLDPGLVTEVADGAPGRAERPIRFAAHVPVPARSAWLWDTTYDYVLHCLHATPEAVEEPLVAGSMARLLAATALAVFPHDGLTEPTIEDRHDAHPASLRRAVAFIDDNAHRDISPADIATAAHVSVRALQMAFRRHLEITPRGYLRRVRLAHAHRDLLAADPRGTTVMGVAARWGFADHSRFTAQYRAVYGVTPSWTLRRAD comes from the coding sequence ATGGCGACCGTGTTCGAGACCACCGACGTCGACGCCGCGCACGAGTTCCTCTGCCGTGCGTACGGACGGCTGCGCCTGCGGGCCACCTCCGACGAGCACCATGTCCGGTTCGGGCACTATGCGCTCGGCGCCGCGCAGCTGCATCGCAACTCGTTCCGGATGAGCATCGACGTCGACAGCGCGCCGCAGCCGGAGCTCATCCTCGGCCGGGTCGTCGACGGGCACATCGCGTTCCGGACCAGCGGCCCGGTCCGGGTCTACGGCACGCCGGGCGAGGCGTTCGTCGCGGTCCAGCCCGGCGAGTCGCACCGGGCCGCGCTGGAGAACGCGCACCTGGAACTCGCCGTGCTCGACCCCGGGCTGGTCACCGAGGTCGCGGACGGCGCACCCGGTCGCGCGGAGCGCCCGATCCGGTTCGCCGCGCACGTGCCGGTTCCCGCACGGTCGGCCTGGCTGTGGGACACCACGTACGACTACGTGCTCCACTGTCTCCACGCCACCCCGGAGGCGGTCGAGGAACCGCTGGTCGCCGGCAGCATGGCCCGGCTGCTCGCGGCGACCGCGCTCGCCGTGTTCCCGCACGACGGGCTGACCGAGCCCACCATCGAGGACCGGCACGACGCGCACCCGGCCTCGCTGCGCCGCGCGGTCGCGTTCATCGACGACAACGCGCACCGGGACATCAGCCCGGCCGACATCGCCACGGCCGCGCACGTCTCCGTCCGCGCGCTGCAGATGGCGTTCCGCCGGCACCTCGAGATCACCCCGCGCGGCTACCTGCGCCGCGTCCGGCTCGCGCACGCGCACCGGGACCTGCTCGCCGCCGACCCCCGGGGCACGACGGTGATGGGGGTCGCGGCCCGCTGGGGCTTCGCCGACCACAGCCGGTTCACCGCGCAGTACCGGGCGGTGTACGGCGTGACCCCCTCCTGGACGCTGCGGCGCGCGGACTGA
- the purE gene encoding 5-(carboxyamino)imidazole ribonucleotide mutase, with the protein MGSDSDWPVMKAAAEALDEFGVAHEVRVISAHRTPQGMLDYATGAAGRGLKVIIAGAGGAAHLPGMVASATPLPVIGVPVPLKYLDGMDSLMSIVQMPAGIPVATVSIAGARNAGLLAVRILAAADPELQAKVTGFQAALTEMVAEKDAKLRASLG; encoded by the coding sequence ATGGGCTCGGATTCGGACTGGCCGGTGATGAAGGCGGCCGCCGAGGCACTGGACGAGTTCGGCGTCGCGCACGAGGTCCGGGTGATCTCCGCGCACCGCACCCCGCAGGGCATGCTCGACTACGCCACCGGTGCGGCCGGGCGCGGCCTCAAGGTGATCATCGCGGGTGCGGGCGGCGCCGCCCACCTGCCCGGCATGGTCGCGTCCGCGACGCCGCTGCCGGTGATCGGCGTGCCGGTGCCGCTGAAGTACCTGGACGGCATGGACTCGCTGATGTCGATCGTGCAGATGCCGGCCGGCATCCCGGTCGCCACCGTGTCGATCGCCGGCGCGCGCAACGCGGGCCTGCTCGCGGTGCGGATCCTGGCCGCCGCCGACCCGGAGCTGCAGGCGAAGGTGACCGGCTTCCAGGCGGCGCTGACCGAGATGGTCGCGGAGAAGGACGCGAAGCTGCGGGCGTCGCTGGGTTAG
- a CDS encoding STAS domain-containing protein, translated as MTGTRVLARGPARLEAVGAFDRDNRHQLVSAVRRALVDGHPHITIDFAGVTLIDAGTVRALLDCRRLALAHGGELRVLRTNSVVEFVLQATGAATVLGRTQDLPHKG; from the coding sequence GTGACCGGAACACGCGTCCTCGCCCGTGGGCCCGCCCGGCTGGAGGCGGTCGGCGCGTTCGACCGTGACAACCGGCATCAGCTCGTCAGCGCCGTGCGGCGGGCGCTCGTCGACGGGCACCCGCACATCACGATCGACTTCGCCGGCGTCACGCTGATCGACGCCGGCACGGTCCGCGCCCTGCTGGACTGCCGTCGGCTCGCGCTCGCGCACGGCGGCGAGCTGCGCGTCCTGCGCACGAACAGCGTGGTCGAGTTCGTGCTGCAGGCGACCGGTGCCGCGACCGTGCTCGGCCGGACCCAGGACCTGCCGCACAAGGGATGA
- a CDS encoding thioredoxin domain-containing protein, with protein MNRLADATSPYLLQHKDNPVDWWPWGEEAFAEARRRDVPVLISVGYAACHWCHVMAHESFEDEAIAHLVNEGFVAIKVDREERPDVDAVYMTATQAMAGQGGWPMTVFATPSGDPFFCGTYYPKATFAGLLQSVDRAWRTQREDVVKQGAAVVTAIGGAQLAGGPTAPISAGLLDAAAARLASEHDERAGGFGGAPKFPPHMNLLFLLRHWQRTGDARSLEIVRHTAESMARGGIYDQLAGGFARYSVDAHWTVPHFEKMLYDNALLLRVYAELWRLTGDPLARRIADEIVSFLARDLLTDDGGYASALDADTDGVEGLTYAWTPDQLREVLGDDDGAWAADLFQVTPGGTFEHGTSTLVLGRDVDDADPAVIERWRNVRTRLLAARAGRPQPARDDKIVAAWNGLAVTALARYAMALDGTAPPAADGLPEALGERAVAAGGALMCARVLAERHLVDGRLRRVSRDGVVGSPAGVLEDYGCVAEAFCAMHELTGKAEWLERAGALLDTALARFGNGAGGFFDTADDAEKLVTRPADPTDNATPSGLSAMANALIAYAALTGETRYRDAAEAALRTIAPIADRHPRFTGYSLAAAEALLSGPYEIAVVTESPETDPLVRAAVRLAPPGAVVVAGRPDQPGVPLLADRPMIDGKPTAYVCRGFVCDRPVTSEEELAAKLR; from the coding sequence ATGAATCGGCTCGCGGACGCCACTTCCCCCTATCTGCTGCAGCACAAGGACAATCCGGTCGACTGGTGGCCGTGGGGCGAGGAGGCGTTCGCCGAGGCGCGGCGCCGCGACGTGCCGGTGCTGATCTCCGTCGGCTACGCGGCCTGTCACTGGTGCCACGTGATGGCGCACGAATCGTTCGAGGACGAGGCGATCGCGCACCTGGTCAACGAGGGTTTCGTGGCGATCAAGGTCGACCGGGAGGAGCGGCCGGACGTCGACGCGGTGTACATGACCGCCACGCAGGCGATGGCCGGGCAGGGCGGCTGGCCGATGACGGTCTTCGCGACGCCGTCCGGTGACCCGTTCTTCTGCGGCACGTACTACCCGAAGGCCACGTTCGCCGGGCTGCTGCAGTCGGTGGACCGGGCCTGGCGGACGCAGCGCGAGGACGTGGTCAAGCAGGGCGCGGCCGTGGTCACCGCGATCGGCGGCGCGCAGCTGGCCGGCGGGCCGACCGCACCGATCTCCGCCGGGCTGCTGGACGCGGCCGCGGCGCGGCTGGCCTCGGAGCACGACGAGCGCGCCGGCGGGTTCGGCGGCGCGCCGAAGTTCCCGCCGCACATGAATCTGCTGTTCCTGCTGCGCCACTGGCAGCGCACCGGTGACGCGCGGTCGCTGGAGATCGTCCGGCACACCGCGGAGTCGATGGCCCGCGGCGGCATCTACGACCAGCTGGCCGGTGGGTTCGCGCGGTACTCGGTCGACGCGCACTGGACCGTGCCGCACTTCGAGAAGATGCTGTACGACAACGCGCTGCTGCTCCGGGTCTACGCGGAGCTGTGGCGGCTGACCGGCGACCCGCTGGCCCGCCGGATCGCGGACGAGATCGTCTCCTTCCTGGCCCGCGACCTGCTGACCGACGACGGTGGGTACGCGTCCGCGCTGGACGCGGACACCGACGGCGTGGAGGGTCTGACCTACGCCTGGACGCCGGACCAGCTGCGCGAGGTGCTCGGCGACGACGACGGCGCCTGGGCCGCGGACCTGTTCCAGGTGACGCCGGGCGGAACGTTCGAGCACGGTACGAGCACGCTGGTGCTGGGCCGGGACGTCGACGACGCGGACCCGGCGGTCATCGAGCGCTGGCGGAACGTGCGCACCCGCCTGCTCGCCGCGCGTGCGGGCCGGCCGCAACCGGCCCGGGACGACAAGATCGTCGCGGCCTGGAACGGGCTGGCAGTGACCGCGCTGGCCCGCTACGCGATGGCGCTGGACGGAACCGCCCCGCCGGCCGCGGACGGGCTGCCGGAGGCGCTGGGCGAGCGGGCGGTGGCGGCCGGCGGCGCGCTGATGTGCGCGCGGGTGCTCGCCGAGCGGCACCTGGTCGACGGCCGGCTGCGGCGCGTCTCCCGGGACGGCGTGGTGGGCTCCCCGGCCGGCGTGCTGGAGGACTACGGCTGCGTGGCCGAGGCGTTCTGCGCGATGCACGAGCTCACCGGCAAGGCCGAGTGGCTGGAGCGGGCCGGTGCGCTGCTGGACACCGCGCTGGCCCGGTTCGGCAACGGCGCCGGTGGCTTCTTCGACACCGCGGACGACGCGGAGAAGCTGGTCACCCGGCCGGCGGACCCGACCGACAACGCCACCCCGTCCGGGCTCTCCGCGATGGCGAACGCGCTGATCGCGTACGCCGCGCTGACCGGTGAGACCCGCTACCGAGACGCGGCCGAGGCGGCGCTGCGCACGATCGCGCCGATCGCGGACAGGCACCCGCGCTTCACCGGCTACTCGCTGGCCGCGGCGGAGGCGTTGCTCTCCGGGCCGTACGAGATCGCGGTCGTCACCGAATCGCCGGAGACGGACCCGCTGGTCAGGGCCGCGGTCAGGCTGGCGCCGCCCGGCGCGGTGGTGGTCGCGGGCCGGCCGGACCAGCCGGGTGTGCCGCTGCTCGCGGACCGGCCGATGATCGACGGAAAGCCGACCGCCTATGTCTGCCGCGGCTTCGTCTGCGACCGCCCGGTCACCTCGGAGGAGGAGCTGGCGGCCAAGCTACGCTGA
- a CDS encoding CheR family methyltransferase — translation MDQADRQFEELLIHLKEARGFDFTGYKRSSLMRRVGRRMATLQIAEYADYVDHLQVHPDEFTALFNTILINVTSFFRDPEAWDSLRRLVLEPLVTAKAPDAPIRLWSAGCASGEEAYTLAMLLGEVLGVEALRQRVKIYATDVDEEKLNDARHATYDATAIASVPPELAAKYFEPAGQRYQFRPDLRRSVIFGRNDLVQDAPISRIDVLTCRNTLMYFTPETQARIVARFHFALADGCTLFLGRAETLRHQSAMFLPIDVKQRIFRRLPRAMAGYPAPATGQHQIVRGTDGPVGVDHMRNAAMLASPVAQIVVTADGLVALSNQQAERLFGVSARDVGRPFQDLDVSYRPVELRTYIEKALTERRTVHIDDVRHHATYLEVQVTPLQDGDAEPLGVALVFQDVTAARRLRDDLETANRELETAYEELQSTNEELETTNEELQSTVEELETTNEELQSTNEELETTNEELQSTNDELQNSNERLRRSTAELDGANAFLDAILSHLRAGIVVVDQSLQIRAWNRQAENLWGLRSDEAVGEHLLNLDIGLPVDRLRPLIRQALGGEPEPAEMRLDAVNRRGRVITVRVACSPMLDEGVPVGAILVMEE, via the coding sequence ATGGACCAGGCCGACCGGCAGTTCGAGGAGCTGCTGATCCATCTGAAGGAAGCGCGCGGCTTCGACTTCACCGGATACAAGCGGTCGAGCCTGATGCGCCGGGTCGGCCGGCGGATGGCGACGCTGCAGATCGCGGAGTACGCGGACTACGTCGACCACCTCCAGGTGCACCCGGACGAGTTCACCGCGCTGTTCAACACCATCCTGATCAACGTGACCTCGTTCTTCCGGGACCCGGAGGCGTGGGACAGCCTGCGCCGGCTGGTGCTGGAGCCGCTGGTGACGGCGAAGGCCCCGGACGCGCCGATCCGGCTGTGGAGCGCCGGGTGCGCGTCCGGTGAGGAGGCGTACACGCTGGCGATGCTGCTCGGTGAGGTACTGGGCGTCGAGGCGCTGCGCCAGCGGGTCAAGATCTACGCCACCGACGTGGACGAGGAGAAGCTCAACGACGCCCGGCACGCGACCTACGACGCGACCGCGATCGCGTCCGTGCCGCCGGAGCTGGCCGCGAAGTACTTCGAGCCGGCCGGGCAGCGGTACCAGTTCCGGCCGGACCTGCGACGGTCGGTGATCTTCGGCCGTAACGACCTGGTCCAGGACGCGCCGATCTCCCGGATCGACGTCCTGACCTGCCGTAACACGCTGATGTACTTCACCCCGGAGACGCAGGCGCGGATCGTGGCCCGGTTCCACTTCGCGCTGGCCGACGGGTGCACGCTGTTCCTCGGCCGGGCCGAGACACTGCGGCACCAGAGCGCGATGTTCCTGCCGATCGACGTCAAGCAGCGGATCTTCCGGCGGTTGCCGCGCGCCATGGCCGGGTACCCGGCGCCGGCGACCGGGCAGCACCAGATCGTGCGCGGCACGGACGGGCCGGTCGGCGTCGACCACATGCGCAACGCGGCGATGCTGGCCAGCCCGGTCGCGCAGATCGTGGTCACCGCGGACGGGCTGGTCGCGCTCAGCAACCAGCAGGCCGAGCGGCTGTTCGGCGTGTCCGCGCGGGACGTGGGCCGGCCGTTCCAGGACCTGGACGTGTCGTACCGGCCGGTGGAGCTGCGCACCTACATCGAGAAGGCGCTGACGGAACGCCGGACCGTGCACATCGACGACGTACGACACCACGCGACGTACCTGGAGGTGCAGGTCACGCCGCTGCAGGACGGGGACGCGGAGCCGCTCGGCGTGGCGCTGGTCTTCCAGGACGTCACCGCGGCGCGGCGGCTGCGCGACGACCTGGAGACCGCGAACCGGGAGCTGGAGACCGCGTACGAGGAGCTGCAGTCGACGAACGAGGAACTGGAGACCACCAACGAGGAACTCCAGTCGACCGTCGAGGAGCTGGAGACCACGAACGAGGAGCTGCAGTCGACCAACGAGGAGCTGGAGACGACGAACGAGGAGCTCCAGTCCACCAACGACGAGCTGCAGAACAGCAACGAGCGGTTGCGGCGCAGCACCGCGGAGCTGGACGGCGCGAACGCGTTCCTGGACGCGATCCTGTCGCACCTGCGGGCCGGCATCGTGGTGGTCGACCAGAGCCTGCAGATCCGCGCCTGGAACCGGCAGGCGGAGAACCTGTGGGGCCTGCGTTCGGATGAGGCGGTCGGCGAGCACCTGCTGAACCTCGACATCGGGTTGCCGGTCGACCGGCTGCGCCCGCTGATCCGGCAGGCGCTGGGCGGCGAGCCCGAGCCGGCGGAGATGCGGCTGGACGCGGTGAACCGGCGTGGACGTGTCATCACCGTACGAGTAGCGTGCAGTCCCATGCTCGACGAAGGGGTGCCGGTCGGCGCCATCCTCGTCATGGAGGAATAG
- a CDS encoding putative bifunctional diguanylate cyclase/phosphodiesterase, which yields MSTTSDRRSTAGHSTVGGAVRTLHASVLAVGLAAALLGLLLPAAGTLTGGLPTPIRWAVVAGLVACGQLARVRVQVATGSVSLTWGEAALIVGLHLLPAQWLPAATAAGAVLAWTVLSAGRPHRATADTVHAGASLVAGTAAAAALALAIGPAPGAALTFAGALQLTAAASVYLAVSVGLAVLTLTVRHGLPVPVLAWPALRAKLPLFAGNVLVGIASVAVIGVDPRWLFFLLPALWFIHRAYGQRLRHEEDRRTWIAFAAATGTLAGPDQRAVATAGAEGALDLFGAERVEVDVVTPTGVNRYTADHDGLVVAAPPANEPSDPDTLVARSLVAAERLLGEIRVHFSAPTGAASTNEAVLSAYGDALALALGNAAISAQVHELTEQAVYQAAHDPLTELTNRVALLAEGDAALGELDRDAPAALLLFDVDRLKRVNEAMGHAAGDALLRTLSDRLLSLARPGELLARLDGDEFALLLTAADGPRAYRAVPPPRPMIAVAPETPHEAPPPPAEPPLLRRARQIAERLSEPVEVCDVLMSVEVTVGVAVSPAGVADMAERVRQAEHAMYRAKAANARIAAYDSAADAATVDHLSLLAEMRAALAADDQLVLDMQPAVDLATGAPTGVEALIRWEHPRRGLLTPADFVRAVEESELLARFTGYVLDQALATAGEWRAQGLDVPISVNLSARNLLDPRLPGEVGALLRRHHVPPHLLVLEITETVAMSRTGAVDDVIDGLRELGVQLSLDDFGTGFSSLSFITRIPVDELKVDRSFVRDMAGSTRATAVIRATVELGRRINARVVAEGVETADQRAALVSLGCDSGQGYHFCRPVRRDKIVSLLRSLHDSATRATVVPLRAADDAS from the coding sequence ATGTCTACGACTAGTGATCGCCGAAGCACCGCCGGTCACTCCACAGTGGGCGGTGCGGTCCGCACGCTGCACGCCTCCGTTCTCGCGGTCGGGCTCGCGGCGGCACTGCTCGGCCTGCTGCTCCCGGCCGCCGGCACGCTCACCGGCGGGCTGCCCACGCCGATCCGCTGGGCCGTCGTCGCCGGTCTCGTCGCGTGCGGCCAACTCGCCCGCGTCCGGGTCCAGGTCGCCACCGGCTCGGTCAGCCTCACCTGGGGCGAGGCCGCGCTCATCGTCGGCCTGCACCTGCTGCCCGCGCAGTGGCTGCCCGCGGCCACCGCCGCCGGTGCCGTGCTCGCCTGGACCGTGCTCTCCGCCGGCCGCCCGCACCGTGCCACCGCCGACACCGTGCACGCCGGAGCGTCCCTGGTGGCCGGCACGGCCGCGGCCGCCGCGCTGGCGCTCGCGATCGGCCCGGCACCCGGCGCCGCGCTCACGTTCGCCGGTGCGCTCCAGCTCACCGCGGCCGCGTCGGTGTACCTGGCGGTCTCCGTGGGCCTGGCCGTGCTCACGCTCACGGTCCGGCACGGCCTGCCGGTTCCGGTGCTGGCCTGGCCCGCGCTCCGCGCCAAGCTGCCGCTCTTCGCCGGCAACGTGCTGGTCGGCATCGCGTCCGTCGCGGTGATCGGGGTCGACCCGCGCTGGCTGTTCTTCCTGCTGCCCGCGCTGTGGTTCATCCACCGGGCGTACGGGCAGCGGCTGCGCCACGAGGAGGACCGGCGCACCTGGATCGCATTCGCCGCGGCCACCGGCACGCTCGCCGGCCCGGACCAGCGCGCGGTGGCGACCGCGGGCGCGGAGGGCGCGCTGGACCTGTTCGGCGCGGAGCGGGTCGAGGTGGACGTGGTCACGCCGACCGGCGTGAACCGGTACACCGCCGACCACGACGGCCTGGTGGTCGCCGCTCCTCCGGCCAACGAACCCTCCGATCCCGACACGCTCGTCGCCCGCTCGCTCGTCGCCGCCGAGCGCCTGCTCGGCGAGATCCGCGTCCACTTCTCGGCGCCGACCGGTGCGGCGTCCACGAACGAGGCGGTTCTCTCCGCGTACGGTGACGCACTCGCTCTCGCCCTGGGAAACGCGGCGATCAGCGCTCAGGTTCACGAACTCACCGAACAGGCGGTCTACCAGGCCGCGCACGATCCGCTGACCGAGCTGACCAACCGGGTCGCGCTGCTCGCCGAGGGCGACGCGGCACTCGGCGAACTGGACCGGGACGCGCCCGCCGCGCTGCTGCTGTTCGACGTGGACCGGCTCAAGCGCGTCAACGAGGCGATGGGCCACGCGGCCGGCGACGCGCTGCTCCGCACGCTGTCCGACCGGCTGCTCTCGCTGGCCCGGCCCGGCGAGCTGCTGGCCCGGCTGGACGGCGACGAGTTCGCGCTGCTGCTCACCGCGGCGGACGGGCCCCGGGCGTACCGTGCGGTCCCGCCGCCCCGGCCGATGATCGCGGTCGCGCCGGAGACGCCGCACGAGGCGCCGCCGCCCCCGGCCGAGCCGCCGCTGCTGCGCCGCGCCCGGCAGATCGCGGAACGGCTGTCCGAGCCGGTCGAGGTCTGCGACGTGCTGATGTCCGTCGAGGTCACGGTCGGCGTCGCGGTGAGCCCGGCCGGGGTGGCCGACATGGCCGAGCGGGTCCGGCAGGCCGAACACGCCATGTACCGGGCCAAGGCCGCGAACGCGCGGATCGCGGCCTACGACAGCGCCGCCGACGCCGCCACCGTCGACCACCTGTCACTGCTGGCCGAGATGCGGGCCGCGCTCGCCGCCGACGACCAGCTCGTCCTCGACATGCAGCCCGCGGTCGACCTGGCGACCGGCGCGCCCACCGGCGTCGAGGCGCTGATCCGCTGGGAGCACCCGCGCCGTGGCCTGCTCACGCCGGCCGACTTCGTCCGCGCGGTGGAGGAGAGCGAACTGCTGGCCCGCTTCACCGGGTACGTGCTGGACCAGGCGCTCGCCACCGCGGGCGAGTGGCGGGCACAGGGCCTGGACGTGCCGATCTCGGTGAACCTGTCCGCCCGCAACCTGCTCGACCCGCGGCTGCCCGGTGAGGTCGGCGCGCTGCTGCGCCGCCACCACGTACCGCCGCACCTGCTGGTCCTGGAGATCACCGAGACCGTGGCGATGAGCCGCACCGGCGCGGTCGACGACGTCATCGACGGCCTGCGCGAGCTGGGCGTCCAACTCTCGCTGGACGACTTCGGCACCGGTTTCTCGTCGCTCAGCTTCATCACCCGCATCCCGGTCGACGAGCTGAAGGTGGACCGTTCCTTCGTCCGCGACATGGCCGGCTCCACCCGCGCCACCGCCGTCATCCGCGCCACCGTCGAACTCGGCCGCCGGATCAACGCGCGCGTCGTCGCCGAGGGAGTCGAGACCGCGGACCAGCGCGCCGCCCTGGTCAGCCTCGGCTGCGACTCCGGCCAGGGCTACCACTTCTGCCGCCCGGTCCGCCGCGACAAGATCGTCTCCCTGCTCCGCAGCCTGCACGACTCGGCCACCCGCGCCACCGTGGTCCCGCTCCGCGCCGCCGACGACGCCTCCTGA
- a CDS encoding 5-(carboxyamino)imidazole ribonucleotide synthase, whose product MDTRTGLPVVGMVGGGQLARMTHQAAIALGQSLRVLAQSPDDGAALVAADVQIGEHTDLDALREFAKSCDVVTFDHEHVPSAHIRALAAEGFAVHPGADALQFAQDKLLMRTRLTELGFPAPRWRTVEGLDDLVQFGDEVGWPVIAKATRGGYDGRGVFPLSDADEAAALVATGTPLIVEERVRLVRELAVLVARSPFGQVAAYPVVETVQRDGICVEVLAPAPDLSEELAVAAQELAIGVAKQLGVVGLLAVELFQTADGLLVNELAMRPHNSGHWTIEGARTSQFEQHLRAVLDYPLGETSLAAPAVVMANLLGGEPGGMSIDERLHHLFAEDPGIKVHLYGKQVRPGRKIGHVTALGSDMSSVRARAVRAAKWLQEGQW is encoded by the coding sequence ATGGATACCAGAACCGGTCTGCCCGTTGTCGGCATGGTGGGCGGTGGCCAACTGGCCCGGATGACCCACCAGGCCGCGATCGCCCTCGGCCAGTCACTGCGCGTGCTGGCGCAGTCTCCCGACGACGGCGCCGCGCTGGTCGCCGCGGACGTCCAGATCGGTGAGCACACCGACCTGGACGCGCTGCGCGAGTTCGCGAAGTCGTGCGACGTGGTCACGTTCGACCACGAGCACGTGCCGTCCGCGCACATCCGGGCGCTGGCCGCGGAGGGGTTCGCGGTGCACCCGGGGGCGGACGCGCTGCAGTTCGCCCAGGACAAGCTGCTGATGCGTACGCGCCTGACCGAGCTGGGCTTTCCGGCGCCGCGCTGGCGTACCGTCGAGGGCCTTGATGATCTTGTGCAGTTCGGCGACGAGGTGGGCTGGCCGGTCATCGCCAAGGCCACCCGCGGTGGGTACGACGGACGCGGCGTCTTCCCGCTGTCCGACGCGGACGAGGCCGCGGCGCTGGTCGCCACCGGCACACCGTTGATCGTCGAGGAGCGGGTGCGGCTGGTCCGGGAGCTGGCCGTGCTGGTCGCGCGCTCGCCGTTCGGGCAGGTCGCGGCGTACCCGGTGGTCGAGACCGTGCAGCGGGACGGCATCTGCGTGGAGGTGCTCGCGCCGGCGCCGGACCTCTCCGAGGAGCTGGCCGTGGCCGCGCAGGAGCTGGCGATCGGCGTCGCGAAGCAGCTCGGCGTGGTCGGCCTGCTCGCGGTCGAGCTGTTCCAGACCGCGGACGGGCTGCTGGTCAACGAGCTGGCGATGCGCCCGCACAACTCCGGTCACTGGACGATCGAGGGTGCCCGCACGTCGCAGTTCGAGCAGCACCTGCGCGCGGTGCTGGACTACCCGCTGGGTGAGACCTCGCTCGCCGCGCCGGCCGTGGTGATGGCGAACCTGCTCGGTGGCGAGCCCGGTGGCATGAGCATCGACGAGCGGCTCCACCACCTGTTCGCCGAGGACCCGGGGATCAAGGTCCACCTGTACGGCAAGCAGGTCCGCCCCGGCCGCAAGATCGGGCACGTGACCGCGCTGGGTTCGGACATGTCGTCGGTGCGCGCCCGGGCGGTCCGGGCCGCGAAGTGGCTTCAAGAGGGACAGTGGTGA
- a CDS encoding sensor domain-containing phosphodiesterase, producing MHLSPLLAPDGPAPAAAVTDALQQVLQVVRRRLGMDVAFISEFVGDQRVFRWVDAESPIPGLSPGLGNPLEETYCQRIVDGRLDPIVPDTAANAMTEALMVTAALGIGNYLGTPLRLSNGEIYGTLCCFSATPDRTLNTRDLDYLNDVAEIVTVTLSAADAARREHARIRGCLAELERDGGPVVVVQPIVDLTSGKIAGSEALSRFPTGSPLTWFEEAARIGEGISLERAAIRNALAASRDTPGFMSLNLSPTTILAPGTLELFGDAPLDRLVVELTEQEKIDDLTDVRDALAPLRQQGLRVAIDDVGAGYAGLNRVVQLRPDIIKLDIGLVRGIEGDEIRQALSRALISFAQGSGSKVIAEGVETPGELRILRALGADYGQGWIFSRPCPPAQLTDSVVFDLDAL from the coding sequence ATGCACCTCTCGCCCCTGCTCGCGCCGGACGGACCGGCACCCGCCGCCGCCGTCACGGACGCGCTGCAGCAGGTGCTCCAGGTGGTCCGCCGTCGCCTCGGCATGGACGTCGCGTTCATCTCCGAGTTCGTCGGCGACCAACGCGTCTTCCGCTGGGTGGACGCCGAGTCACCGATCCCGGGCCTGAGCCCCGGTCTCGGCAACCCCCTGGAGGAGACCTACTGCCAGCGGATCGTGGACGGCCGGCTGGACCCGATCGTGCCGGACACCGCCGCGAACGCGATGACCGAGGCCCTGATGGTCACCGCGGCGCTGGGCATCGGCAACTACCTGGGCACGCCGCTGCGCCTGAGCAACGGCGAGATCTACGGGACGCTGTGCTGCTTCTCCGCCACACCGGACCGCACGCTGAACACCCGCGACCTGGACTACCTCAACGACGTGGCGGAGATCGTCACGGTCACGCTGAGCGCGGCGGACGCGGCCCGCCGGGAACACGCGCGGATCCGCGGCTGCCTGGCCGAGCTGGAGCGGGACGGTGGGCCGGTCGTGGTGGTCCAGCCGATCGTCGACCTGACCAGCGGCAAGATCGCAGGCTCGGAAGCGCTCAGCCGGTTCCCCACCGGGTCGCCACTGACCTGGTTCGAGGAGGCGGCCCGGATCGGCGAGGGCATCTCGCTGGAACGCGCCGCGATCCGCAACGCGCTCGCCGCGAGCCGGGACACGCCGGGCTTCATGTCGCTGAACCTGTCCCCCACCACGATCCTGGCGCCGGGCACGCTCGAACTGTTCGGCGACGCGCCACTGGACCGGCTCGTGGTCGAGCTCACCGAGCAGGAGAAGATCGACGACCTGACCGACGTGCGCGACGCGCTGGCGCCGCTGCGGCAGCAGGGTCTGCGGGTGGCGATCGACGACGTCGGTGCCGGGTACGCCGGCCTGAACCGCGTGGTGCAACTGCGTCCGGACATCATCAAGCTCGACATCGGCCTGGTCCGCGGCATCGAGGGCGACGAGATCCGGCAGGCGCTGAGCCGCGCGCTGATCTCCTTCGCCCAGGGCAGCGGCTCCAAGGTGATCGCCGAGGGCGTGGAGACACCGGGCGAACTGCGCATCCTGCGCGCGCTCGGCGCGGATTACGGCCAGGGCTGGATCTTCTCCCGCCCCTGCCCACCGGCCCAGCTCACCGACTCCGTCGTCTTCGACCTGGACGCGCTCTAA